A single Gammaproteobacteria bacterium DNA region contains:
- a CDS encoding RNA polymerase sigma factor FliA, translating to MSYIDQDDLVTRHAPLVKRIAYHLMSRLPPSVQADDLIQAGMIGLLEAARNYDSGQGASFETYAGIRIRGAMLDEIRRNDWAPRSVHRKARKVADAVRQIESRERRDARDHEVASELGMTLDEYHQTLQDASGYLVMSFDDMGVDDEAVASQLSDRSPGPDDGVQNDDFKKSLSEAILSLPDRERLVMTLYYDEELNLREIGAVIGVSESRVSQIHSQALIRLQARLGRWLNPDGN from the coding sequence ATCGATCAGGATGATCTTGTCACCCGGCATGCGCCGCTGGTCAAGCGGATCGCCTACCATCTGATGAGCCGTCTGCCTCCCAGCGTCCAGGCGGACGACTTGATCCAGGCGGGCATGATCGGCCTGCTGGAAGCGGCGCGCAATTATGACTCGGGTCAGGGGGCGAGTTTCGAGACCTACGCCGGAATACGCATCCGCGGCGCCATGCTGGATGAAATCCGCCGCAACGACTGGGCGCCGCGGTCCGTGCACCGCAAGGCGCGCAAGGTCGCCGACGCCGTGCGCCAGATCGAAAGCCGCGAGCGGCGCGATGCCCGGGATCATGAAGTGGCATCGGAACTGGGTATGACCCTGGACGAATATCACCAAACCCTCCAGGACGCCAGCGGCTACCTCGTCATGAGCTTCGATGACATGGGGGTGGATGATGAAGCCGTTGCCTCGCAGCTGTCCGACCGTTCCCCTGGCCCCGATGACGGTGTGCAAAACGATGATTTCAAGAAGAGCCTCAGCGAAGCCATACTCAGCCTGCCCGACCGGGAGCGTCTGGTGATGACGCTTTACTACGACGAAGAACTGAATCTGCGGGAAATCGGCGCCGTCATCGGTGTCAGTGAATCGCGGGTCAGTCAGATACACAGCCAGGCCTTGATCCGGCTGCAGGCCCGTCTGGGCCGCTGGCTGAATCCCGACGGAAACTAG
- the cheY gene encoding chemotaxis protein CheY, which yields MDKNMKILIVDDFSTMRRIIKNLLRDLGFNNTAEADDGNTALPMLQAGNFDFLVTDWNMPGMQGIDLLKAVRKDPKLASLPVLMVTAESKRDQIVEAAQAGVNGYIVKPFTAVTLKEKIEKIFERIEATAKSA from the coding sequence TTGGACAAGAACATGAAAATACTGATTGTGGATGATTTCTCCACCATGCGGCGGATCATCAAAAATCTGCTGCGTGATCTGGGTTTCAACAACACTGCCGAGGCCGACGACGGTAATACGGCCCTGCCCATGCTGCAAGCGGGCAACTTTGATTTCCTCGTGACCGACTGGAACATGCCGGGGATGCAGGGCATCGATTTGCTCAAGGCCGTGCGCAAAGATCCCAAACTGGCGAGTCTGCCGGTGTTGATGGTGACCGCAGAGTCCAAAAGAGATCAGATTGTGGAGGCCGCCCAGGCCGGTGTGAACGGCTATATCGTCAAACCCTTTACCGCGGTCACCCTGAAGGAAAAGATAGAAAAGATATTCGAGCGCATCGAAGCGACCGCCAAATCCGCCTGA
- a CDS encoding protein phosphatase CheZ, whose product MDSTDVKLAGDCRAQLRSLLEQIENVSAEEAQQRVAAFIKEQEGSLYQEIGKLTRGLHETLSTFSSDDKVVALAENEIPDAKERLNYVITITEQAANRVLNEVEASLPVAADLEQQSKELLEKWRKFQSRDMTVDDFRTMTREIDAFLNSTTSNAVILHGHLSEMLLAQDFQDLTGQVIKRVINLVQDLETSLVGLIRATGEQAGPRPEPVARHQRDITACGPRVARADGDGYVDGQDEVDDLLSSLGF is encoded by the coding sequence ATGGATTCCACTGACGTAAAGCTGGCTGGCGATTGTCGGGCGCAACTGCGGTCGCTGCTGGAACAGATCGAAAACGTGTCCGCTGAAGAGGCGCAACAGCGGGTGGCGGCCTTTATCAAGGAACAGGAAGGCAGCCTGTATCAGGAAATCGGCAAGCTGACCCGGGGCCTGCACGAAACGCTGTCCACCTTCAGCTCGGACGACAAAGTGGTGGCCCTGGCAGAAAATGAAATACCCGATGCCAAGGAACGCTTGAACTACGTCATCACCATCACCGAGCAGGCCGCCAACCGCGTGTTGAACGAAGTGGAAGCCAGCTTGCCGGTGGCGGCCGATCTGGAGCAGCAGTCCAAAGAGTTGCTCGAAAAATGGCGCAAATTCCAGTCCCGGGACATGACCGTGGATGATTTTCGCACCATGACGCGGGAGATCGACGCGTTTTTGAATTCCACGACATCCAACGCCGTGATCCTGCACGGTCATTTGTCGGAAATGCTGCTGGCGCAGGATTTTCAGGACCTGACCGGCCAGGTGATCAAGCGGGTGATCAATCTCGTTCAGGATTTGGAAACCAGTCTGGTGGGCTTGATTCGTGCCACCGGTGAGCAGGCCGGCCCCCGCCCTGAACCCGTTGCCAGGCACCAGCGCGACATCACCGCCTGCGGGCCGCGGGTGGCCAGGGCGGATGGTGACGGCTATGTGGACGGCCAGGACGAGGTGGACGATTTGCTCTCCAGCCTGGGATTTTAG